CATAACGCGATGACATTACCACAACTGATCGATATGGCAGTAGAGCAAGATGTAAGATTGATCGCGTGTACGATGACAATGGATTTACTAGGGCTTGGTGAGGACGAACTTCTTAAGGAAGTCGAATATGGTGGTGTAGCGGCATACTTAGGAGAAGCGCAAGATGGTCAAGTAAACTTGTTTATTTAATTTTTTTATTAAAAAGGATACCCTAGGGTGTATAGGAGGAATACAATGATTCAGTCAGATAATGTGTTAGACGCAAAAGGTCTTGCTTGTCCGATGCCAATTGTGAAGACGAGAAAGATGATGAAAGACATGGAAGACGGCCAAGTGCTTGAAGTCCAGTCGACAGATTCAGGTACTACTGCAGATTTACAGGCGTGGACGGAAAGTGCTGGTCATCAATACGTTGGGAATGTGAAGGAAGCAGATGTATGGCGCCATTTCGTACGAAAAGCAGGCCAGGAAGATCAGTCGCAAAAAGAATATCCATTTACAGTCGACAATGATCACTTGATGGAACAGCTGCAACACCCTGACGCTGTGCTACTAGATGTTCGTGAAGAAGCTGAATATGCATTTGCTCACATACCTGGTGCCCTATCTATACCTCTTGGCCAGTTGAGTGAACGCATGGCGTCCTTGAGTAAAGACAGCAAGATCTTCGTAGTATGTCGAACGGGTAATCGCAGTGATATGGCATGCCGAAAACTAGTCGCAAATGGATTTGAACGTGTCACGAATGTAATTCCTGGCATGTCGGAATGGAATAGCGAGACGGAAAATACAGCAGGGGGTATGAATAAATGAGAATTATTCAATCAAGTGAAGTAGCGAAGCACGTTATGGCAAAAGAATCATTATTCATTTTGGATGTGCGAAATGAAGGCGCATTTGAAGATTGGAAAATTGAAGGGGAGCAAGTGCGCCATTTAAATGTACCGTATTTTGATTTATTGGATGGCATTGAAGATATTGAAGGCCGGTTGCCAAAGGATGAAGAGATCCTAGTTGTCTGTGCAAAAGAAGGCTCATCTATCATGGTGGCGAAAATCCTGGAAGAAGCAGGATTCTCTGTAGGTTACCTTTTAGGTGGGATGAAAGCGTGGAGCGAGTATCTTGAACCGGTGAAAATTGCCGATTTGAAATCGGGTGGCGAGCTCTATCAATTCGTCCGTCTTGGTAAAGGGTGTCTTTCGTATATGATCATGTCGGGTGGAGAAGCGGCAATCGTGGACGCAACACGTATGACGGATGTGTACGTGGATTTTGCTGCGAAACACGGCGTCAAGATCACAAACGTACTGGATACGCACTTGCACGCTGATCATATTTCGGGTGGTCGTCAGATCGCAGAAGCGACGGGTGCAACATATTGGTTGCCTCCGAAAGATGCAGAAGAGGCAGTATTTGAATATGCAGTGTTAGAAGGTGATACATGTATTCAGATAGGTGATACGAAAATTGATATTCAAGCACTTTATTCGCCAGGACACACCATTGGTTCGACTTCATTTATCGTCGATGACAGCTATTTGATGACAGGCGATATTCTGTTTATTGATTCGATTGGACGTCCAGATTTAGCGGGTTTAGCGGAGGATTGGGTAAGTGATTTACGTGAGTCTTTATATAGTCGCTACAAAAAAATATCGGAGGACTTAATCGTCTTGCCGGCTCACTTTATGGTGATAGATGAGTTGAATGAAGATGGTAGCGTGGCGGAGAAGCTTAGCGTATTGTATGAAACAAATCATGGCTTGAATATTCAAGATGAAAAAGAGTTTAGAGAATTAGTTACTGATAACTTGCCTCCGCAGCCAAACGCCTACCAGGAAATTCGCCAGATGAATATGGGGAAGATCCAGCCTGACGTAGAAACGCAACGCGAGATGGAGATTGGTCCAAATCGCTGTGCGGTACGGTAAATAGTTAGTTAAATGGATAATGAACACCAAAAACTAAATTAAAAGGAGAAGATATATATGAATACAACAACATTTTTAGACGCTAAAGGCTTGGCATGCCCAATGCCGATCGTACGTGCAAAGAAAGCCATGAAAGACTTGCAAGCAGGGGACATTCTTGAAATCCATACGACAGACAAAGGTTCAGTGTCCGATCTGACTGCATGGGCGGCTTCTGGTAATCATGAAATAAAAGATCAGCAACAAGAATCAGATGTCTTTAAATTCTGGATCCAAAAAGGATAAACTAAGGGTAGAGGGAATGGTTATCTCCCTCTTTCATCAGGAAGAAGGGAGAACATCATGACGATTCCATTTATTATTACGATCTTCCTCATTGGCTTCGTTGGCTCATTCCTTTCAGGTATGATGGGAATTGGCGGTGCAATTGTCAAATATCCAATGTTGTTATTTATTCCTGCGTTACTTGGCTTTGCTGCGTTTACACCACATGAAGTATCTGGAATTACTGCAGTTGAAGTGTTTTTTGCATCACTTTCAGGAGTATTCGCGTATAGAAAGAGTAACTTAATATTGAAACCACTTGTCCTCTATATGGGAATCAGTGTATTAGTCGGCAGTGTGATCGGCGGCGCTGGTTCTAGTATGCTAGCAGAAGCGACGGTTAACATCATCTATGGTATTTTAGCCGTTATGGCGGCAATTATGATGTTCATTCCTAAAAAGGGTCTCGACGATCAGCCGATTGATGAAATTACATTTAATCGCTTCATCGCTTCCAGTGCGGCCTTTATCGTCGGTTTGGCAGCTGGGATTGTCGGAGCTGGCGGTGCATTCATTATGGTGCCGATTATGCTCGTGATACTAAAGATACCGACACGCGTGACGATCGCTACGTCCCTTGCAATTACGCTATTGTCATCTGTGGGCTCGGCATCAGGCAAGCTCCTAACAGGTCAAGTACCTTATGGACCGGCGCTCGTCATGATTGTCGCAAGCATCATTGCAGCGCCGATCGGTGTAAAAGTCAGTCGTAAAGTAAACACCAAAGTATTACAAAGCATTCTAGCCATACTCATCATGGCCTCCGCCGTGAAAATCTGGTGGGACATATTCTAACCAAATAGGATCGTCAGCACATCGTTCACTAAACGTGTTGCTGGCGGTTTTTTGGTGAAGTCATAAGTGGAAACATCATGGAACTCACTTCGGCACTTACGATTGGTTGCCGTTTCGTAAATGAGGGAATCTTTACAGAACACAATCATTCGAGATCAACGAAACCTTCCTAGTCCAAGCTCTAGACGATAGAAATAACATCACTTTCTAAAGATTCTATCAATAAACCCTTGCAATAGACTAGGAATAGCCGTATACTATTTTTCAACGATGGAAAACGAATAGACACACTCTTATCAAGAGCGGCGGAGGGATTAGGCCCTGTGATGCCCGGCAACCGGCGAAAGCAAAGGTGCTACTTCCTACAAACTCTCGGCAGTTTGGAAGATAAGGGGGGAATGAGCGAAAGCAGAGCCCTCTTCTTATTATGGAAGATGGGCTTTTTCTATATAGTGAATCACACACCCACATGGTCCTTGTCTAGTCCCAAAGAAAAGATATTCGGGGCGTTTCGGTGTTCCATCAATACATGAAAAAGGGGAATGGATATGACGAATTTACAGCCAGAAACGATACTATTACACGGAGGGCAAAAACCGGATCCGGAAACAGGTTCACGGGCTTTACCGATTCATCGTACGACTTCTTATGTATTCAGAGACACAGAACACGCACAAAATCTATTTGGCTTGAAAGAAGCAGGCAATATCTACACACGAATTACCAACCCGACAGTAGCTGTCTTTGAAGAGCGTGTCGCACAGCTAGAAGGCGGAACGGCAGCAGTTGCATTGTCTTCGGGTATGGCGGCCATTGCATTCTCTATTCTCAATATTGCTGGGACAGGTGATGAAATCGTTGCAGCGAGCAATCTTTACGGTGGTACATACAATTTATTTGCTGTGACATTACCGCGCTATGGCATCACAGTGAAATTTGTTGACGCATCTGATCCAAAGAACTTTGAAGCAGCTATTACGGATAAAACGAAAGCATTGTTTGCAGAAACAATTGGTAACCCGAGCTTGCAAGTTCTGGACGTGGAAGCTATTGCAAATATTGCACATGAAAATGGAATTCCGTTGCTCGTAGACAATACATTCCCTTCTCCTTATGGGTCAAATCCAATCGAATACGGAGCGGATGTAGTCATTCACTCGGCGACGAAATGGATTGGCGGACACGGTACGACTATCGGTGGTGTGGCAGTGGATGCAGGGAAATTCGATTGGACACAAGGTAAGTTCCCGGGCTTTACAGAGCTGGATGAATCGTATCATGGTTTACGTTACGGAATCGACACGGCTGCTGCAGCTTTCGCAACGAAACTGCGCGTGCAATTGCTAAGAGACTTTGGCCCATGCCTGTCACCGGACAGTGCATTCAACTTGTTGCAAGGTTTAGAAACACTTCATTTACGTGTACCACGCCATAATGAAAACGCACAAAAAGTCGCGGCATTCCTGCAGGATCATCCAGCAGTTGAATGGGTAACCTATACGGGTCTAGAGAATCATCCAACAGCGGAATTGGCCAACAAACATTTAAAAAACGGGTATGGCTCAATTATCGTTTTCGGTATCAAAGGTGGACGCGATGCTGGAAGACAGGTGATTGACAATGTCGAAATTTGGTCTCACGTAGCGAACGTAGGAGATGCCAAGTCATTAATCATACATCCGGCATCTACTACTCATCAGCAGCTGTCTGTGGAAGACTTGAAAAATTCAGGCGTCAGCGAAGAGCTGATCCGCTTGTCAGTAGGGTTGGAGTCAGTAGACGATATGATCGCAGATTTGAAACAAGCAATCGAAAAAGCTGTCAACTAATACAAAAATGAACACTACGCATGTGCGCAGTGTTCATTTTTTATTTACGTTTGATTTTTCTTCGTTCTTCCTTTAAAGATTTGAAAAGCGAGGTGATCATCATAATCAGTATGATGGAGAATGGTAAGGCGGCTATGATGATGACGTTTTGAAGTGCATCCAAACCACCAACATATAATAGAATAATCGCGATGGCGGACTGAATAACGCCCCAGACGATTTTCAAGTTATTAGGTGGAGTCAATGAACCATATGACGACTGCATACCTAGTACGAATGTAGCCGAATCCGCTGATGTAATGAAGAATGAAGTAATCAGCAAAATTGCGACAACTGAAATGACGAATGACCAAGGTAATCCACTGAACATCTCAAAAATTGTCAGCTCTGTTGCAGTAGAGGCTAAATCGATAATACCTTGCTTTTGTGTTTCAATAGCTGTTGTACCAAACGCTGAGAACCAAATTGCACTCAATACAGTCGGTACAACGAGCACACCGATCATGAATTCGCGAATAGTTCTTCCTTTTGAAACGCGAGCAATGAACATACCAACAAATGGTGACCAAGCTATCCACCAAGACCAGTAGAATAGTGTCCAATCATTCAGCCATGAACGATTTTCAGGTGTAAGTGGTGCTGTGCGGAAACTCATACGAATGAGGTTTTCTAAATATCCACCAATAGAATCAGTGAACATATTGAAAATCAGCAATGTTGGACCGAGTGCA
This window of the Sporosarcina ureae genome carries:
- a CDS encoding sulfite exporter TauE/SafE family protein, with the translated sequence MTIPFIITIFLIGFVGSFLSGMMGIGGAIVKYPMLLFIPALLGFAAFTPHEVSGITAVEVFFASLSGVFAYRKSNLILKPLVLYMGISVLVGSVIGGAGSSMLAEATVNIIYGILAVMAAIMMFIPKKGLDDQPIDEITFNRFIASSAAFIVGLAAGIVGAGGAFIMVPIMLVILKIPTRVTIATSLAITLLSSVGSASGKLLTGQVPYGPALVMIVASIIAAPIGVKVSRKVNTKVLQSILAILIMASAVKIWWDIF
- a CDS encoding sulfurtransferase TusA family protein, whose protein sequence is MIQSDNVLDAKGLACPMPIVKTRKMMKDMEDGQVLEVQSTDSGTTADLQAWTESAGHQYVGNVKEADVWRHFVRKAGQEDQSQKEYPFTVDNDHLMEQLQHPDAVLLDVREEAEYAFAHIPGALSIPLGQLSERMASLSKDSKIFVVCRTGNRSDMACRKLVANGFERVTNVIPGMSEWNSETENTAGGMNK
- a CDS encoding O-acetylhomoserine aminocarboxypropyltransferase/cysteine synthase family protein; translation: MTNLQPETILLHGGQKPDPETGSRALPIHRTTSYVFRDTEHAQNLFGLKEAGNIYTRITNPTVAVFEERVAQLEGGTAAVALSSGMAAIAFSILNIAGTGDEIVAASNLYGGTYNLFAVTLPRYGITVKFVDASDPKNFEAAITDKTKALFAETIGNPSLQVLDVEAIANIAHENGIPLLVDNTFPSPYGSNPIEYGADVVIHSATKWIGGHGTTIGGVAVDAGKFDWTQGKFPGFTELDESYHGLRYGIDTAAAAFATKLRVQLLRDFGPCLSPDSAFNLLQGLETLHLRVPRHNENAQKVAAFLQDHPAVEWVTYTGLENHPTAELANKHLKNGYGSIIVFGIKGGRDAGRQVIDNVEIWSHVANVGDAKSLIIHPASTTHQQLSVEDLKNSGVSEELIRLSVGLESVDDMIADLKQAIEKAVN
- a CDS encoding sulfurtransferase TusA family protein gives rise to the protein MNTTTFLDAKGLACPMPIVRAKKAMKDLQAGDILEIHTTDKGSVSDLTAWAASGNHEIKDQQQESDVFKFWIQKG
- a CDS encoding MBL fold metallo-hydrolase, translated to MRIIQSSEVAKHVMAKESLFILDVRNEGAFEDWKIEGEQVRHLNVPYFDLLDGIEDIEGRLPKDEEILVVCAKEGSSIMVAKILEEAGFSVGYLLGGMKAWSEYLEPVKIADLKSGGELYQFVRLGKGCLSYMIMSGGEAAIVDATRMTDVYVDFAAKHGVKITNVLDTHLHADHISGGRQIAEATGATYWLPPKDAEEAVFEYAVLEGDTCIQIGDTKIDIQALYSPGHTIGSTSFIVDDSYLMTGDILFIDSIGRPDLAGLAEDWVSDLRESLYSRYKKISEDLIVLPAHFMVIDELNEDGSVAEKLSVLYETNHGLNIQDEKEFRELVTDNLPPQPNAYQEIRQMNMGKIQPDVETQREMEIGPNRCAVR